One Bacillota bacterium DNA segment encodes these proteins:
- a CDS encoding methionine ABC transporter ATP-binding protein, translating to MIEIKGLTKVYKSNGHEIVALDDVNLTIDSGEIFGVIGLSGAGKSTLVRCINMLERPQSGSIMIGGTDITRLHGKDLRLARRQIGMIFQHFNLLSSRTVFGNVAFPLEIMGLKGNEIKSRVNELLAMVGLEDKRNAYPAQLSGGQKQRVGIARALAAEPKVLLSDEATSALDPTTTHSILELLKDINRKLGLTIILITHEMGVIKEICDRVAVIQDGRIVEVGTVLDVFSHPKSKTAKEFTRGILNLEIPEQLFKNNEGIEGELLKISFIGESAGKPLISSIVREFSIDANILFGKVDYIQETPFGTLLIALSGDHFQVMRAIEHMKALGLEIEIIKNNIGSTRSGKNLSQEEVE from the coding sequence ATAATCGAAATCAAGGGGCTTACAAAGGTCTATAAATCAAATGGTCACGAAATCGTAGCGCTAGATGATGTCAATCTCACTATTGATTCTGGAGAAATTTTTGGGGTGATCGGACTCAGCGGCGCGGGCAAGAGCACTCTCGTGAGATGCATAAACATGCTTGAGCGCCCACAATCAGGTTCCATCATGATAGGCGGGACTGATATAACCCGGCTTCATGGCAAGGATTTGAGACTTGCGCGGCGTCAGATAGGCATGATCTTCCAGCATTTTAATTTACTTTCATCTCGGACAGTGTTCGGGAACGTGGCATTTCCACTGGAGATCATGGGCCTCAAGGGGAATGAAATAAAGTCGAGGGTGAATGAGCTCCTCGCAATGGTAGGATTGGAAGATAAGCGGAACGCCTATCCAGCCCAGTTGAGTGGGGGACAAAAACAGCGGGTTGGTATCGCCCGCGCTCTTGCAGCAGAGCCGAAGGTTCTTCTCTCTGATGAAGCGACCTCTGCGTTGGACCCAACTACCACTCATTCAATCCTGGAGCTTCTCAAGGATATAAACCGTAAACTGGGGCTGACCATCATCTTGATCACTCATGAAATGGGCGTGATCAAGGAAATATGCGATAGGGTAGCGGTAATTCAGGATGGGAGGATTGTAGAGGTCGGAACGGTGCTGGATGTATTTTCACATCCAAAAAGCAAGACCGCAAAGGAATTTACTCGTGGTATTCTCAACCTTGAAATCCCTGAACAATTGTTCAAAAACAACGAGGGAATCGAGGGTGAACTGCTCAAGATCTCATTCATAGGTGAGTCCGCAGGTAAACCACTTATTTCATCTATCGTGAGGGAATTTTCTATTGATGCCAATATCCTCTTTGGGAAGGTAGATTATATTCAGGAAACGCCTTTTGGGACATTGCTCATCGCCCTCTCTGGCGATCATTTCCAGGTGATGAGGGCAATCGAACATATGAAAGCGCTCGGCCTGGAAATCGAAATCATAAAGAACAATATCGGTTCAACCCGGTCCGGGAAAAATCTCAGTCAAGAGGAGGTGGAGTAA
- a CDS encoding ABC transporter permease, with translation MDSQILILLKQATIETLYMVGLSSAIAVPLGLPVGILLICTESNGILENRYLYSVLSWIVNIGRSIPFIILMVAVVPFTRALVGTSIGTTAAIVPLAIAAIPFVARLVESSLKEISGGVIEAAQAMGATPWQIIRKVLIPEALPSLILGATITAINLVGYSAMAGAIGGGGLGDLAIRYGYQRFRSDVMLVTVIELVLIVQGIQMAGDWIARKLDHR, from the coding sequence CTGGATTCCCAGATTCTAATTCTATTGAAACAAGCGACTATTGAAACCTTATATATGGTCGGGCTTTCTAGCGCCATAGCAGTTCCTCTTGGGCTCCCCGTGGGGATCCTACTGATATGCACGGAATCAAATGGCATCCTTGAAAACAGGTATTTATATTCGGTCTTATCCTGGATCGTCAATATAGGGCGTTCTATTCCTTTCATCATTTTGATGGTGGCGGTCGTCCCATTCACCAGGGCGCTGGTCGGCACGTCTATCGGAACAACGGCCGCCATCGTCCCGCTGGCTATTGCAGCCATTCCATTCGTGGCGCGCCTGGTGGAAAGTTCCCTCAAGGAAATCAGCGGAGGGGTCATCGAAGCCGCTCAGGCCATGGGGGCCACGCCATGGCAGATCATCCGCAAGGTTTTGATACCAGAGGCTCTGCCATCATTGATCCTGGGCGCCACAATAACGGCCATAAACCTGGTAGGATATTCAGCAATGGCAGGAGCCATAGGAGGGGGCGGGCTAGGAGACCTGGCGATCAGATATGGATACCAGCGCTTCCGCTCCGATGTGATGCTGGTGACTGTAATTGAGCTAGTCCTGATTGTGCAGGGCATTCAAATGGCGGGGGACTGGATAGCTCGGAAGCTAGACCATCGATAG
- the rodA gene encoding rod shape-determining protein RodA, producing the protein MLFDKRLLKNLDFILLIVVLGMTALGVVFVYGATKSSPLAAGDPLSFFKRQLLSAILGVFLMLVAISSDYQVFQRMSGILYWGNIGMLGLVLLIGRSVSGAQAWIRLGPLSFQPSEFSKLLVIMTLANHLAEKEDIQSLGGLISPLVHVAVPMGLILLQNDLGTALVFLAVLLGMLYAAGARVRDLLILVGSGAIASPLVYFFCLKDYQRARLLIFINPYRDPLGEGYNVIQSTIAIGSGRFFGKGLFHGTQGQLNFLPAHHTDFIFSVVGEELGFIGAAIILLGFLFIISRSLAAAAQAKDDYGRLICSGVASMLLFHVMVNVGMTMSIMPVTGIPLPFMSYGGSSLMANLAAMGLVLSIHMRRQRILF; encoded by the coding sequence ATGCTCTTTGATAAGAGACTTCTAAAGAATCTAGATTTTATCCTCCTTATAGTTGTCCTGGGGATGACGGCCCTGGGGGTAGTCTTCGTCTACGGCGCAACAAAGTCTAGCCCTCTGGCGGCTGGCGACCCTCTATCCTTCTTCAAGCGACAGTTGCTATCCGCGATTCTCGGCGTTTTTCTGATGTTGGTGGCTATTAGCAGCGATTACCAGGTATTTCAGCGCATGTCCGGTATCCTATATTGGGGAAATATCGGGATGCTCGGACTGGTGCTCTTGATAGGCCGCAGTGTCTCAGGAGCCCAGGCATGGATCAGGCTAGGTCCGCTCTCCTTTCAACCTTCCGAATTTTCTAAACTTCTGGTCATCATGACCTTGGCGAATCACCTGGCGGAGAAAGAGGACATCCAGTCTCTCGGCGGGCTCATCTCTCCTCTGGTTCATGTAGCTGTCCCCATGGGACTGATCCTCCTCCAAAATGACCTCGGTACCGCACTTGTTTTCCTGGCGGTGCTGTTAGGAATGCTCTATGCTGCGGGGGCCAGGGTCAGGGATCTTCTCATCCTTGTGGGGAGCGGGGCAATCGCGTCTCCGCTGGTGTACTTTTTCTGCCTCAAGGACTACCAGCGGGCAAGGCTTCTGATCTTCATCAACCCATATAGAGATCCGCTGGGCGAAGGTTATAATGTGATCCAATCGACTATTGCCATTGGTTCTGGGAGATTTTTTGGCAAGGGTCTTTTCCATGGGACGCAGGGGCAGCTGAATTTCCTGCCTGCCCATCATACTGACTTTATTTTTTCAGTCGTTGGCGAAGAGCTGGGTTTCATTGGCGCAGCAATCATTCTATTGGGATTCCTGTTTATCATCTCGAGATCTCTAGCCGCTGCAGCCCAGGCCAAGGATGATTATGGTCGCCTGATTTGTTCAGGCGTGGCATCTATGCTTCTATTCCATGTCATGGTAAATGTAGGAATGACCATGAGCATAATGCCCGTCACCGGAATCCCACTCCCATTCATGAGCTACGGCGGCAGTTCGCTCATGGCAAATCTGGCCGCCATGGGACTCGTGCTCAGTATTCACATGAGACGCCAGAGAATATTGTTCTGA
- the minE gene encoding cell division topological specificity factor MinE, producing MFELLGRFLGRRSDIPSKNIAKERLRMVLVQDRAGVPPQIFEKLKVDLIRAASKYMDVDEGRTQVHLDNDRGEAMALVANIPVLRLKSENGSARRSSGKTKISAGSERRH from the coding sequence ATGTTTGAACTTCTGGGCCGTTTCTTAGGAAGGCGCTCTGACATCCCCAGCAAAAACATAGCCAAAGAAAGGCTGCGCATGGTCCTTGTGCAGGACAGGGCCGGAGTTCCGCCTCAGATCTTTGAGAAGCTTAAGGTAGACCTCATCCGGGCAGCCTCTAAGTATATGGATGTGGACGAGGGCCGCACGCAGGTGCATCTAGATAACGACCGGGGTGAGGCTATGGCTCTCGTGGCGAATATCCCAGTATTGAGGCTAAAGTCAGAGAATGGTTCTGCCAGGCGCTCTTCTGGCAAGACGAAGATATCGGCTGGTTCCGAAAGGAGACATTGA
- the minD gene encoding septum site-determining protein MinD produces MNGEVIVITSGKGGVGKTTATANLGTALAMLGRRVVLVDTDIGLRNLDIVMGLENRIVYHIVDVIEGHCKLRQALIRDKRFDNLFLLPAPQSRDKDAVNPEQMKSLCDGLRAEFDYVMIDCPAGIEKGFKNAIAGADRALIVTTPEVSAVRDADRIVGILEAHDLKAPELIINRVRPDMVRRQDMLDISDVLDILAVNLIGIIPDDESIIVSTNKGEPAVLDSRAKAGQAFRNTARRITGEEVPFMPLTENNGLLSKLRRLVAFVR; encoded by the coding sequence ATGAACGGCGAGGTTATAGTCATAACTTCTGGCAAGGGCGGAGTTGGAAAGACTACCGCCACCGCTAATTTGGGTACCGCCCTTGCCATGCTGGGCCGGAGGGTGGTTCTGGTAGATACAGATATTGGCCTCAGAAATCTTGACATAGTAATGGGACTTGAGAACCGCATCGTCTATCACATCGTGGATGTCATCGAGGGGCACTGCAAGCTTCGCCAGGCCCTCATAAGGGACAAGCGTTTCGATAATCTATTCCTGCTTCCGGCCCCGCAATCCCGTGATAAGGATGCGGTGAATCCTGAGCAGATGAAATCTTTATGTGATGGACTCAGGGCTGAGTTCGATTATGTGATGATCGACTGCCCTGCGGGTATCGAAAAGGGTTTCAAGAATGCCATAGCCGGAGCTGATCGTGCCCTCATAGTGACCACCCCGGAGGTCTCTGCCGTGAGGGATGCTGACAGGATAGTAGGGATCTTGGAGGCACATGATTTGAAGGCCCCTGAGCTAATCATAAACAGGGTGAGACCGGATATGGTGAGACGGCAAGATATGCTGGATATAAGTGATGTCCTGGATATTCTGGCTGTAAATCTCATTGGTATCATACCGGACGATGAGAGTATAATAGTATCTACGAACAAGGGGGAACCAGCTGTCCTTGATTCGCGCGCAAAAGCCGGGCAGGCCTTCAGGAATACAGCAAGGCGTATTACAGGGGAAGAGGTTCCCTTTATGCCTCTTACGGAAAACAATGGTCTTCTCAGCAAATTGCGGCGTCTCGTCGCTTTTGTGAGGTAG
- the minC gene encoding septum site-determining protein MinC, which yields MRTDQVVFKGTKEGLLVVIPRNQSIDALTRDLEQKLSRRDHFFAGAKAILDLGDRSLDDDIIVQLTDVLQRHGLKLTKVVGPFGIRMKELQEPKIHEKEPGTDDNILLPTALPEETLLLRRTIRSGQQATAPGNLVILGDVNPGAEVMAGGDIIVVGALRGLAHAGAPNNEQAVVVAFRLSPTQLRIANMLTRSPDGRSRGPNVPEIARIRDGTIVIESYFPVGR from the coding sequence ATGCGAACAGATCAGGTTGTTTTCAAAGGAACTAAGGAAGGTTTGCTCGTGGTCATCCCGCGCAATCAGAGCATTGACGCTCTGACGCGCGATCTCGAACAAAAGCTCTCAAGGCGCGATCACTTTTTCGCCGGAGCTAAAGCCATCTTGGATCTTGGTGATCGTTCATTAGATGATGATATCATCGTGCAGCTGACTGATGTCCTGCAGCGACATGGGCTCAAGTTGACAAAGGTCGTTGGGCCGTTTGGAATCAGGATGAAAGAGCTTCAGGAGCCCAAGATCCATGAAAAAGAGCCCGGCACGGATGATAATATACTGCTGCCTACGGCGCTCCCGGAAGAAACGTTGCTTCTGCGCCGCACGATTCGCTCCGGGCAGCAAGCAACCGCTCCGGGCAATCTGGTAATCCTCGGGGACGTAAACCCAGGAGCTGAGGTGATGGCGGGAGGGGATATAATCGTAGTGGGCGCCCTAAGGGGTTTAGCTCATGCTGGCGCGCCAAACAACGAACAGGCCGTGGTGGTTGCATTTCGCCTTTCTCCCACTCAGCTCAGGATCGCGAATATGTTGACGCGCTCGCCTGATGGGAGATCTAGAGGGCCAAACGTTCCTGAAATAGCTCGTATCAGGGATGGCACAATTGTCATTGAGTCGTATTTCCCTGTGGGGAGGTAG
- the mrdA gene encoding penicillin-binding protein 2 → MSEQKPDRRLRLMSIVTIAIFLLLLGRLWQLQIVHGDLYATLSEGNRIRLIRIPAPRGRILDRNGIPIASSRMAYTISVIPRELDKSPESLSWLSRILGIDVKDLKKKISDSGERSFEPVRLVIDADPALITAIEERRYELPGVIVEELPVRYYPFGDLACHLLGYIGQIGPSELKELSSHGYKPGDIIGKTGIEATYEKYLHGQDGGQQVEVNSLGRPVRVLGDRNPIPGDDIVLTIDVKLQKAAEEALSRGLESLQGKQDTKHVKGGGALVVDPRNGDILAMVSKPGFDPNDFVRGISPAKWKALNNPTNPLANRITMFSYPPGSTFKIVTATAALEEGKVTINDRFVCHGRDPISGKACWILARGQSHGVQNLVDGIKNSCNIVFYELGRRIGIDLLSKWARLYGFGMPTGFSVIPRENAGLVPDREWKERTYKGSDRIWYPDETLDVAIGQGALSVTPIQLAMAYVALANGGWLYEPHVVSKVLDSTGQVVWHSKVRVNGHVPISPENRDIIINGMKAVTSPGGTAAGSFYRFPVPVAGKTGTAQAPPGPSHAWFAAFAPADNPEVVVLTFVERGVSGAAAAAPIARKILQAYFDEKAPKSPEKDLGQGGGFSQ, encoded by the coding sequence ATGTCGGAACAGAAGCCTGACCGAAGACTCCGATTAATGAGCATAGTTACTATCGCCATCTTTTTGCTTCTTTTGGGGAGGCTCTGGCAGCTTCAAATAGTACATGGGGATCTCTATGCAACTCTCTCTGAGGGAAATCGCATTCGTCTCATCAGGATCCCTGCACCCAGGGGAAGGATTCTCGATCGAAATGGAATTCCTATAGCCTCGAGTCGTATGGCTTATACTATCTCCGTCATACCGCGCGAATTAGATAAATCGCCGGAATCTCTATCCTGGCTGAGTCGAATTTTGGGAATAGATGTGAAGGATCTTAAGAAGAAGATATCTGATTCTGGCGAACGATCTTTCGAACCGGTGCGGCTCGTTATCGACGCGGACCCGGCATTGATCACTGCCATCGAAGAGAGAAGATATGAGCTTCCTGGCGTGATCGTAGAAGAACTGCCGGTGAGATATTATCCATTTGGAGATCTGGCATGCCATCTCTTGGGCTATATAGGGCAGATCGGTCCGTCTGAACTGAAGGAGTTGAGCAGCCACGGCTATAAGCCGGGCGATATAATCGGAAAAACTGGCATCGAGGCCACATATGAGAAATATCTCCATGGCCAGGACGGCGGACAGCAGGTCGAGGTCAACAGCCTTGGCCGGCCTGTGCGCGTGCTGGGCGACCGTAATCCTATTCCTGGCGATGATATAGTGCTCACGATAGATGTAAAGCTGCAGAAGGCGGCAGAAGAAGCGCTTTCTCGGGGACTTGAAAGTCTCCAGGGCAAACAGGATACTAAGCATGTGAAAGGCGGGGGTGCCCTGGTGGTGGACCCTAGAAACGGTGATATCCTGGCTATGGTGAGCAAGCCGGGATTTGATCCAAATGATTTTGTAAGGGGGATATCACCTGCCAAGTGGAAAGCGCTAAATAACCCGACGAATCCGCTGGCCAATCGGATTACCATGTTTTCTTATCCACCTGGCTCCACGTTCAAGATAGTCACTGCCACCGCCGCCCTTGAGGAAGGAAAGGTCACGATCAATGATAGATTTGTATGTCACGGCAGAGACCCGATCTCGGGGAAGGCCTGCTGGATTTTGGCTAGAGGGCAGAGCCATGGCGTTCAGAACCTGGTTGACGGGATAAAGAATTCATGTAATATAGTGTTTTATGAGCTTGGACGCAGGATAGGCATTGATTTGCTTTCCAAATGGGCCAGACTGTATGGGTTTGGTATGCCCACAGGGTTCAGCGTGATCCCGAGAGAAAATGCCGGGCTTGTCCCAGACAGGGAATGGAAGGAACGAACTTATAAAGGATCGGACAGGATATGGTATCCAGATGAAACCCTCGATGTGGCCATTGGCCAGGGGGCTCTATCAGTCACCCCTATTCAGCTTGCCATGGCCTACGTTGCCCTGGCCAACGGAGGATGGCTATATGAACCGCATGTTGTATCCAAGGTGTTGGATTCCACAGGTCAGGTGGTCTGGCATTCCAAGGTACGGGTAAACGGCCATGTCCCCATATCTCCTGAGAATCGGGATATCATCATCAACGGTATGAAAGCAGTGACCTCCCCTGGTGGAACTGCAGCCGGATCATTTTATAGGTTTCCCGTTCCTGTGGCGGGCAAGACCGGGACGGCACAGGCGCCTCCTGGACCGAGCCATGCATGGTTTGCGGCCTTCGCTCCTGCTGACAACCCCGAGGTTGTTGTGCTGACCTTCGTGGAACGAGGTGTCTCCGGAGCCGCAGCCGCGGCGCCAATAGCCAGGAAGATACTTCAAGCTTACTTTGATGAAAAAGCGCCCAAGAGCCCAGAAAAGGATTTGGGACAAGGGGGAGGATTTTCACAATGA
- the mreD gene encoding rod shape-determining protein MreD, which yields MKYGKVLRLVSRVLTLFFAVALESAVIPRFAPPGVHADLVLILVILYSLDRGLLAGLGWGLAGGLLEDMLAGGVIGISALSKVTCGYLAGAMHEILFRDNLVVPTLLVAMTGIIKVAITLGLCISLGMLDGSLLHFIRVEIYSLLLTVFLTPAVAIWVAFSGNWEASHVGTEA from the coding sequence ATGAAGTATGGCAAAGTTCTTCGCTTGGTATCCCGGGTACTAACCTTGTTTTTTGCGGTTGCTTTGGAATCGGCGGTGATTCCACGTTTTGCTCCACCGGGCGTTCATGCTGATCTTGTGCTCATACTCGTGATTCTTTATAGCCTTGACCGTGGATTGCTAGCAGGGCTCGGCTGGGGCCTCGCGGGCGGTCTTCTTGAAGATATGCTGGCAGGTGGGGTCATCGGCATTTCCGCCCTAAGTAAAGTGACCTGTGGTTATCTTGCCGGGGCTATGCATGAGATATTGTTCAGGGACAATTTGGTGGTGCCGACCCTCTTGGTAGCTATGACTGGCATTATAAAGGTCGCCATCACATTGGGACTCTGCATATCTTTGGGCATGCTTGACGGAAGTCTTTTACATTTTATCCGTGTTGAAATATACTCGCTACTGCTTACCGTGTTTCTCACTCCCGCAGTAGCAATCTGGGTGGCGTTTTCTGGCAATTGGGAGGCATCGCATGTCGGAACAGAAGCCTGA
- the mreC gene encoding rod shape-determining protein MreC — MHQFIVSRRIWGYIVIFFLLVSIIYVTARERGRLTFAEEMICEALRPLLSFFSEIASYVNRAVWTVGHIGQLRRENLELAREVAKLNAELMQLSEYKAENERLKQLLGFKEAAPYNTVAARVIGRDPSRITSSLILDKGKRDGVRKDMPVIYLGGLVGRVISVTPSTSTVLPIIDPKSAVGGIVHRTRDLALVEGQSQETALCRLKPLSSDADLRVGDQIISSGLGGIFPKGLLIGTIIDVSAGKYLVGKNALVKPDVDFAKLEEVLVITSKVLPSAEGDIKGGTSSSSGQ, encoded by the coding sequence ATGCACCAGTTCATAGTTAGCAGGCGGATTTGGGGCTATATTGTAATCTTTTTTCTCCTGGTATCAATAATTTATGTCACGGCCAGGGAAAGGGGCCGATTGACCTTTGCGGAGGAGATGATCTGTGAGGCTCTCAGGCCCCTCCTGTCCTTTTTTTCAGAAATAGCCTCTTATGTAAATCGTGCTGTATGGACCGTGGGGCATATCGGCCAGCTGAGACGAGAAAACCTTGAGCTAGCCCGCGAAGTCGCGAAGCTTAATGCGGAGCTGATGCAATTATCTGAATATAAGGCGGAGAACGAAAGGCTAAAGCAACTTCTCGGGTTCAAGGAGGCCGCTCCCTACAATACAGTTGCTGCAAGAGTTATCGGTCGCGATCCATCCAGGATCACATCTAGTCTGATTCTCGATAAAGGTAAGAGGGATGGAGTCAGAAAAGACATGCCTGTCATCTATTTGGGAGGACTGGTTGGCCGCGTGATTTCCGTTACGCCAAGCACTTCCACTGTCTTACCCATTATAGATCCAAAGAGCGCTGTGGGGGGAATAGTTCACCGGACACGGGATCTGGCGCTTGTGGAAGGCCAAAGCCAGGAGACGGCTCTCTGTCGCTTGAAGCCGCTTAGCTCGGATGCGGACCTGAGGGTTGGCGATCAGATAATTTCGTCGGGACTGGGTGGGATATTCCCAAAGGGGCTCCTAATTGGGACGATAATCGATGTGAGCGCAGGGAAATATCTTGTTGGGAAAAACGCTCTCGTCAAGCCGGATGTAGATTTTGCCAAATTGGAGGAAGTCCTGGTCATAACTAGTAAGGTCTTGCCCTCGGCAGAGGGAGACATAAAGGGGGGAACGAGCTCCTCATCTGGACAATAA
- a CDS encoding rod shape-determining protein — translation MILDPIFRLFSKDMGIDLGTANTLVYVKGNGIVLQEPSVVAIRRETNEVLAVGEEANKMVGRTPGSIVVIRPMKDGVIADFDVTETMLRHFIRKAHGGRGIVRPRVVVGVPCGVTEVEKRAVINAALEAGAREAYLIEEPMAAAIGAGLPVHDPSGSMIVDVGGGTTEIAVISLGGIVASRSVRTAGDEMNEAIVQHVKRTYSLMIGERTAEEVKRVLGSACPFEGEGSMEIKGRDMVTGLPKTVSVEAAEIRDALQEPVRAIIDAVRVTLERTPPELAADIMDKGIVMTGGGSLLRGIDRLLANETGMPVHLTEDPMKCVALGTGKCLESLDVFRKVLLTDTRA, via the coding sequence ATGATATTAGATCCAATCTTCAGGTTGTTTTCAAAAGACATGGGAATAGATCTCGGCACCGCAAATACGCTAGTATATGTGAAAGGCAATGGTATTGTGCTCCAGGAGCCCTCTGTAGTGGCAATACGGAGGGAAACCAACGAGGTGTTGGCAGTCGGAGAGGAAGCAAATAAGATGGTAGGCCGCACCCCGGGGAGCATAGTTGTCATTCGCCCCATGAAGGACGGCGTCATCGCTGACTTTGATGTGACAGAGACCATGCTCCGGCATTTCATCAGAAAGGCGCATGGCGGCAGAGGTATTGTGAGACCGAGGGTGGTTGTAGGGGTTCCTTGCGGGGTCACAGAGGTAGAGAAAAGGGCGGTCATAAACGCAGCACTCGAGGCAGGGGCCAGGGAAGCCTATCTTATAGAGGAACCGATGGCAGCAGCCATCGGCGCGGGGTTGCCTGTCCACGATCCTTCGGGCAGCATGATAGTCGATGTAGGTGGTGGCACCACGGAGATCGCCGTCATTTCACTGGGCGGCATAGTGGCAAGCCGTTCAGTGAGGACCGCCGGGGATGAGATGAACGAGGCTATAGTCCAGCATGTCAAGCGAACATATAGCCTTATGATCGGCGAGCGTACCGCAGAAGAGGTCAAGAGAGTCCTGGGCTCAGCCTGTCCTTTTGAAGGGGAGGGTTCTATGGAGATCAAAGGCCGCGATATGGTCACGGGGCTCCCCAAGACTGTTTCCGTGGAGGCTGCTGAAATCAGGGACGCTCTTCAAGAACCTGTGCGCGCTATTATAGATGCCGTTCGCGTAACCCTGGAACGCACGCCGCCTGAACTTGCCGCTGACATCATGGACAAGGGCATAGTCATGACCGGCGGAGGTTCCCTCCTGAGGGGCATTGACAGGCTGCTTGCAAATGAGACAGGGATGCCTGTCCATCTTACGGAGGACCCGATGAAGTGTGTAGCTCTGGGCACCGGCAAGTGCCTCGAGAGTCTGGATGTTTTCAGAAAGGTCCTGCTGACTGATACCAGGGCCTGA
- the radC gene encoding DNA repair protein RadC — translation MSVGNITMKDLPEDERPRERLIRRGSAALSTSELIAIILRTGSRKSKAIDVANSLLCKFGNLGGLAEASLDELAQVDGIGKIKAAELKASLELGLRLMAFVPEDRPQILGADDIAALLMPDMKYLDREHFRAVLLNAKHRVLGISNISIGCLNSSLVHPREVFKDAIRRSSAAVILVHNHPSGDPSPSHQDIEITKQLVRAGEILGIQVLDHVILGDGRFVSLRERGLGLD, via the coding sequence ATGAGCGTGGGTAATATCACCATGAAGGATCTCCCAGAGGATGAAAGGCCTCGCGAGAGGCTCATACGCCGAGGTAGTGCCGCTTTGTCGACGTCCGAACTCATTGCCATCATCCTAAGGACCGGGTCCAGGAAGTCAAAGGCAATTGATGTGGCAAATAGTCTCCTCTGCAAGTTTGGCAATCTCGGCGGTCTTGCTGAAGCTAGTCTGGACGAGCTAGCGCAAGTTGACGGAATTGGCAAGATAAAGGCTGCGGAATTAAAAGCTTCGCTCGAGTTAGGTTTGCGTCTAATGGCTTTTGTTCCAGAGGATCGCCCCCAAATATTGGGAGCAGATGATATCGCAGCCTTATTGATGCCCGACATGAAGTATCTTGATAGGGAGCATTTCAGAGCCGTTCTTCTAAACGCAAAACATCGCGTTCTGGGGATATCGAATATATCCATAGGATGTCTCAACTCCTCTCTTGTTCATCCGAGGGAGGTGTTCAAGGACGCTATTCGCAGATCAAGCGCCGCGGTGATATTGGTGCATAACCATCCCAGCGGGGATCCATCGCCAAGCCATCAGGATATTGAAATAACGAAGCAGCTGGTAAGGGCCGGTGAGATCCTCGGAATTCAGGTGCTAGATCATGTCATATTGGGGGACGGCCGGTTTGTAAGTCTCAGGGAAAGAGGGCTCGGCCTCGATTGA
- the maf gene encoding septum formation protein Maf, with translation MYEVVLASQSVGRKWIFELLGLPFKVIPSGIDENAFSGLPPHRLVEELSLAKAREVASEMRDRKRLVVGADTVVVTNDGEIMGKPADEREAREMLLQLQGRSHYVMSGVAVVLSDTMEFRVAHDKTEVKMRRISPEIIEGYIRSGEPLGKAGAYAIQGKGALLVEGICGCYFNVVGLPLAKFAELTQDLGIDLMDL, from the coding sequence CTGTACGAGGTAGTGCTCGCATCTCAATCTGTGGGCAGAAAATGGATTTTTGAACTTCTGGGTTTGCCATTCAAGGTCATCCCCAGCGGGATCGATGAGAATGCCTTCAGCGGACTCCCGCCGCACCGTCTGGTTGAGGAATTGTCTCTGGCCAAAGCCCGAGAGGTGGCTTCGGAAATGAGGGACCGCAAGCGACTTGTGGTTGGAGCCGACACTGTGGTGGTGACCAATGATGGCGAAATCATGGGAAAACCTGCTGACGAGCGGGAGGCCCGGGAGATGCTGTTGCAGCTTCAGGGCCGGTCACATTACGTGATGAGCGGCGTCGCGGTGGTGTTATCCGATACTATGGAATTCAGGGTGGCCCATGATAAGACAGAAGTAAAGATGCGACGCATCTCGCCTGAGATCATCGAAGGCTATATTCGTTCAGGCGAACCTCTTGGCAAGGCAGGCGCATATGCGATCCAAGGTAAAGGGGCTCTGCTTGTTGAGGGCATTTGCGGTTGTTATTTCAATGTCGTTGGATTGCCGTTGGCAAAGTTTGCTGAACTCACTCAGGATCTTGGGATAGACCTCATGGATCTGTAG